In Deefgea piscis, the DNA window GAAGGTATCGCAACTGCCGCTAAAATACCAATAATTGCAACGACAATCATTAGTTCGATTAAAGTAAAGCCTTGCTGTGCTTGTTTCATGTTCATGATTTAACTCCGAGTTTAAATGTATATTTAATTTTTTATTTAAATTAAAAAATTAGCCTTGACAGCTTTTTGACCCAAGAGTGGCTTTGTCGCCCGCAGCTAGATCCGAAGAGCATACCCAGCTTCCATCAGCAGCCGTACGTGTGTAAGTAATTTTTTTACCAGCTACCGTAGCAGGGCCACCATTAATAGTACAAATCATGGTGCCATCGGTACCATCAGCAGCAACAAGTGTTACTACATTTGTGGTGCAGTTTGCAGTACCTTGTTTAAAGCCAACTAAAGCTGTTGTTGGTGGGACGCCATCGTTTAAAGACGCATCAAATGCAGTTTTACCAGCAGCTACTTCAGCCTGTGCTGCAGTAAATTTCGATTTGGCTGTGTAATTTTGGTAAGAAGGAATTGCCACCGCAGCTAAAATACCAATAATTGCGACGACGATCATCAATTCGATGAGTGTAAAACCTTGCTGTGCGCGTTGCATGTTCATTCTCCGAAAGTTAGGTAGTCATTCTGACTTGAAACATGACATGCAACTATCGTGCCAGCTTTTTATAGTTGTTTTATTGACAGATAATTAGAGGTGATTTGTAAATTTTGCCGTAAAACGTCACTTTGTTTGACTGATTTTGGCAGTAAGTAGGGGCTAAACATTAGCTAGTAGCTGCGATTGGCGTAGTGTAATCGGAGACACATATTATTTTTGCGGTCGCTTCATGCGCGTAAATACGCTGCGCTATTCGCAACTACATTTCCCACAAATCCTAAATCCCCATACACAGCCGCAAATTAATTATCACCACCACGGCCACGGTAGTTTCTGAGTTCGATCAGGCGTTGGTTGCTGGAACCGCGCCAGGGTTGGCTGGTGGGGTGGTTTTGTTCGAATTTGCCGTCGATGAGCACGTCGATGTATTGCAAGATGGCGAGGTCTTGTAGGTCTTCGAAGACGTAGCCGGTCCAGAGCCAGATGTTTTTTTCGGGGTAGCGTTGTTTAAAGGCTTGGCAGAGTTTGAGGATGGCGTCCCGATTGGCGGGGTGCAGCGGATCGCCGCCGGATAGACTCAGGCCATCGTGCGTTGCACAGGCTTGTAATAGCTGTTGCTCGATTTCGGCGGTGAAGGCTTGGCCGGATTTTCTATCCCATGTCGATGGGTTGTAGCAACCTTCGCACGCATGTTGGCAGCCGCTGACAAACAGCGTCACGCGGATGCCGGGTCCGTTGATGAGATCATGCGTGTAATAGCGGTCGTAATTCATGGGTATAGCGCTGTGGGCTTTTCGTTAAAATGCGGGTATGGGTATACCTGTTGTTTATGATCGTGTTCAGATTGTGTGTTGATGGTGGTTATAGCATCGCGGCATTCCCTCTCCCTTGATGGGTTAGGGTGAGGGTGATACTACCGAGTATATTTTAAGCTCAACACCCCCATCCCAGCCTTCCCCCATCAAGGGGGAAGGGGCTGCAGTCGATTTACTCAAGCAGTTGTGATTTAACGTCGCAACAGCCCATCTGAACAAAGCCTGTGTTTTTCGGTTAGCTGCGATGGGCTTCGCATCATCGCAGGCATTGCCGCGCCAACAGCGCATTTTAATTTCTGCAGCCGCTTCATGCGTGCGAATACGCTGCGCTATTCGCACCTACACTTTTCCCAACTCCCAATCACTCAACAGTCTGCGCGTGGTGTTTAACTCGGCGCATGACTTCTTTTTGTTTGCCGTTGTTAAACGGTCTAGCGTTGGGGCTGCCGAGGTAGCCGCAGACTCGGCGGGTGACCGATAGCGTGGCGCTGTCGTGGTTGCCGCAGTCTGGGCAAACAAAACCGTTGGCGGTGGCGAGGGTTTCGCCCATAAAGCCACAAGCGCCGCAGGCGTCAACCGGCGTATTACTGCCAAAATACGGCACACGTTCGATGGCGTAATCCCAAATGCGTTCGAGTGCCAATAGATTGTGCTTCATATTGGGCAGCTCAACATAAGTAATGTGGCCGCCGGTCGCGAGCTCGGCATAGCCGGTTTCAAAGTCGATTTTTTCAAATGGATTGACTTTGCGATACACGTCCAGATGGAATGAATTGGTGTAATAGCCTTTGTCGGTGACGTCGCTAATGTCGCCAAAGCGTTCTTGGTCGAGTTTACAAAAGCGGTAGCACAGCGATTCACTGGGCGTGGAATAGAGCGAAAAGCCAAAGCCGGTTTCTGCTTTCCAGCGCTGCGTGGCATCCCCCATGGTTTTGACCACATTGTGCAAAAAGGCTTGCGCTGCGCTGGCATCGGCAGGGTGTTGACCAAAAAGTAATACGCCGACTTCGTGTAAACCGATATAACCCAAAGAGATCGAGGC includes these proteins:
- the nrdG gene encoding anaerobic ribonucleoside-triphosphate reductase activating protein; this translates as MNYDRYYTHDLINGPGIRVTLFVSGCQHACEGCYNPSTWDRKSGQAFTAEIEQQLLQACATHDGLSLSGGDPLHPANRDAILKLCQAFKQRYPEKNIWLWTGYVFEDLQDLAILQYIDVLIDGKFEQNHPTSQPWRGSSNQRLIELRNYRGRGGDN
- a CDS encoding pilin, with the protein product MQRAQQGFTLIELMIVVAIIGILAAVAIPSYQNYTAKSKFTAAQAEVAAGKTAFDASLNDGVPPTTALVGFKQGTANCTTNVVTLVAADGTDGTMICTINGGPATVAGKKITYTRTAADGSWVCSSDLAAGDKATLGSKSCQG